In Streptomyces alboniger, the following are encoded in one genomic region:
- the dapE gene encoding succinyl-diaminopimelate desuccinylase produces the protein MPQTPLDLTLDAAELTARLVDFPSPSGSEKDLADAIETALRGLAHLTVDRYGNNVVARTNLGRAERVVLAGHIDTVPIADNPPNVPSRLDEDGVLWGCGTCDMKSGVAVQLRIAQTVTEPNRDLTFVFYDNEEVAAHLNGLGHVAEAHPDWLAGDFAILLEPTDGQVEGGCQGTLRVLLRTKGVRAHSARAWMGSNAIHAATPILQKLAAYEPRKPVVEGLQFHEGLNAVRIEGGVATNVIPDECTVTVNFRYAPDRSEEEALAFVRDYFADCGVDEFIVDDHTGAARPGLTHPAAAAFMAAVGGEARPKFGWTDVSRFSALGVPAVNFSPGDPLLAHKIDERVKASLIPEAEERLRAWLTS, from the coding sequence ATGCCGCAGACGCCGCTTGACCTCACGCTGGACGCCGCCGAGCTGACCGCTCGCCTCGTCGACTTCCCGTCCCCGAGCGGTTCGGAGAAGGACCTCGCCGACGCCATCGAGACGGCCCTGCGCGGCCTTGCGCACCTCACGGTCGACCGGTACGGCAACAACGTGGTGGCCCGTACGAACCTCGGCCGCGCCGAGCGGGTCGTCCTCGCCGGCCACATCGACACGGTGCCGATCGCGGACAACCCTCCGAACGTGCCGTCCCGCCTGGACGAGGACGGGGTCCTGTGGGGCTGCGGCACCTGCGACATGAAGTCGGGCGTCGCCGTCCAGCTGCGCATCGCGCAGACGGTGACCGAGCCCAACCGCGACCTCACCTTCGTCTTCTACGACAACGAGGAAGTGGCCGCCCACCTCAACGGCCTCGGACACGTCGCCGAGGCGCACCCGGACTGGCTGGCGGGCGACTTCGCGATCCTCCTGGAGCCGACCGACGGCCAGGTCGAGGGCGGCTGCCAGGGCACGCTGCGGGTCCTGCTGAGGACCAAGGGCGTGCGGGCGCACTCCGCGCGCGCGTGGATGGGCTCCAACGCCATTCACGCGGCCACTCCGATCCTTCAGAAGCTCGCCGCGTACGAACCGCGCAAGCCGGTCGTCGAGGGCCTCCAGTTCCACGAGGGCCTCAACGCCGTCCGCATCGAGGGCGGCGTCGCCACCAACGTCATCCCCGACGAGTGCACCGTCACCGTAAACTTCCGCTACGCCCCGGACCGCAGCGAGGAGGAGGCCCTCGCCTTCGTGCGCGACTACTTCGCGGACTGCGGCGTCGACGAGTTCATCGTCGACGACCACACGGGCGCGGCCCGCCCCGGCCTCACCCACCCGGCCGCCGCCGCGTTCATGGCGGCCGTCGGCGGCGAGGCCCGTCCCAAGTTCGGCTGGACGGACGTCTCCCGCTTCAGCGCGCTCGGCGTGCCCGCCGTGAACTTCAGCCCCGGCGACCCCCTGCTCGCCCACAAGATCGACGAGCGTGTGAAGGCCTCGCTGATCCCCGAGGCGGAGGAGCGGCTGAGGGCCTGGCTGACGTCGTGA
- a CDS encoding TIGR00730 family Rossman fold protein — MTNPDASTDSGAPAAGKRPEEQRLGPVLRRRDKVQAGTTDQRLLDSDGPSEWVHTDPWRVLRIQSEFIEGFGTLAELPPAISVFGSARTPVDSPEYRAGVEIGKALVEAGFAVITGGGPGAMQAANQGAVEAKGTSVGLGIELPFEQGLNPYVDIGVNFRYFFVRKTMFVKYAQGFVVLPGGLGTLDELFEALTLVQTRKVTRFPIVLFGSRYWNGLIDWLKNTVIAEGKASEADLLLFHVTDDVDEAISLVTKEVAK; from the coding sequence ATGACCAACCCCGATGCCAGCACGGACAGTGGTGCCCCCGCTGCCGGAAAGCGCCCCGAGGAGCAGCGGCTCGGCCCGGTGCTGCGCCGGCGCGACAAGGTGCAGGCAGGCACCACCGATCAGCGTCTCCTCGACTCCGACGGCCCCTCCGAGTGGGTGCACACCGACCCCTGGCGGGTCCTGCGCATCCAGTCCGAGTTCATCGAGGGCTTCGGCACCCTCGCGGAACTCCCGCCCGCCATCAGCGTCTTCGGCTCGGCACGCACCCCCGTGGACTCGCCGGAGTACAGGGCGGGGGTGGAGATCGGCAAGGCGCTCGTGGAGGCCGGCTTCGCGGTCATCACGGGCGGCGGGCCCGGCGCGATGCAGGCCGCCAACCAGGGTGCCGTCGAGGCCAAGGGCACCTCGGTCGGCCTCGGCATCGAGCTGCCCTTCGAGCAGGGCCTGAACCCTTACGTCGACATCGGCGTGAACTTCCGCTACTTCTTCGTCCGCAAGACGATGTTCGTGAAGTACGCGCAGGGGTTCGTGGTGCTGCCGGGCGGCCTCGGCACCCTGGACGAACTCTTCGAGGCGCTCACCCTCGTACAGACCCGCAAGGTCACGCGCTTCCCGATCGTCCTCTTCGGCTCGCGGTACTGGAACGGCCTGATCGACTGGCTGAAGAACACGGTCATCGCCGAGGGCAAGGCCTCCGAGGCCGATCTGCTCCTGTTCCACGTCACGGACGACGTCGACGAGGCGATCTCCCTGGTGACCAAGGAAGTCGCGAAGTAG
- the folP gene encoding dihydropteroate synthase, protein MLRLGRREFDAHEPVIMAIVNRTPDSFYDQGATFRDEPALARVEQAVAEGAAIIDIGGVKAGPGDEVTPEEEARRTVGFVAEVRKRFPDVVISVDTWRHDVGEAVCEAGADLLNDAWGGVDPKLAEVAARYGAGLVCTHAGGAEPRTRPHRVTYEDVMADILRVTVGLAERAVELGVPRESVLIDPGHDFGKNTRHSLEATRRLGEMVETGWPVLVSLSNKDFVGETLDRPVKERVIGTLATTAVSAWLGAQVYRVHEVVETRQVLDMVATIAGHREPAVARRGLA, encoded by the coding sequence ATGCTCAGGCTTGGCAGGCGCGAGTTCGACGCGCACGAGCCGGTGATCATGGCGATCGTCAACCGGACCCCGGACTCCTTCTACGACCAGGGCGCCACCTTCCGCGACGAGCCCGCGCTGGCCCGGGTGGAGCAGGCGGTGGCCGAGGGGGCCGCGATCATCGACATCGGCGGGGTCAAGGCGGGCCCCGGCGACGAGGTGACGCCCGAGGAGGAGGCGCGCCGCACGGTCGGCTTCGTCGCCGAGGTGCGCAAGAGGTTCCCCGACGTGGTGATCAGCGTCGACACCTGGCGGCACGACGTCGGCGAGGCGGTCTGCGAGGCCGGTGCCGATCTGCTCAACGACGCGTGGGGCGGCGTCGACCCCAAGCTCGCGGAGGTCGCCGCGCGGTACGGGGCCGGCCTGGTGTGCACGCACGCGGGCGGCGCGGAGCCGCGGACGAGGCCGCACCGGGTCACGTACGAGGACGTGATGGCCGACATCCTGCGCGTGACGGTGGGTCTGGCCGAACGCGCGGTCGAACTGGGTGTGCCGCGCGAGTCCGTCCTCATCGACCCGGGCCACGACTTCGGCAAGAACACCCGGCACAGCCTGGAAGCCACCCGCAGGCTGGGCGAGATGGTGGAGACGGGCTGGCCGGTGCTGGTCTCCCTGTCCAACAAGGACTTCGTGGGCGAGACCCTGGACAGGCCGGTCAAGGAACGCGTGATCGGCACCCTGGCGACGACGGCGGTCTCGGCATGGCTGGGCGCGCAGGTCTACCGCGTACACGAGGTCGTGGAGACCCGGCAGGTGCTGGACATGGTCGCGACGATCGCGGGTCATCGAGAACCCGCCGTCGCCAGACGAGGCCTGGCCTGA
- a CDS encoding DivIVA domain-containing protein — MVLFLFLVIVLVVVVGAVTLAVVGGGESGALPDAAPERFTDPLPLDRPLRRADVDEVRFPTTLRGYHMDDVDDVLGRLGAELAERDARIAELEAALAGAQATAVAGPALLEGYEQHGAEHKGNEGGDQ; from the coding sequence ATGGTCTTGTTCTTGTTCCTGGTCATCGTCCTCGTCGTGGTGGTCGGCGCGGTGACCCTCGCCGTGGTCGGCGGCGGCGAGAGCGGAGCCCTGCCCGACGCCGCGCCCGAGCGGTTCACCGATCCGCTGCCCCTGGACCGGCCGCTGCGCCGGGCCGACGTCGACGAGGTCCGCTTCCCGACGACGCTGCGCGGCTACCACATGGACGACGTCGACGACGTGCTCGGCCGCCTCGGCGCCGAGCTGGCCGAGCGCGACGCCCGCATCGCCGAACTGGAGGCGGCCCTGGCGGGCGCCCAGGCCACGGCGGTCGCGGGCCCGGCCCTCCTGGAGGGGTACGAACAGCACGGGGCCGAGCACAAGGGGAACGAGGGAGGCGACCAGTGA